A segment of the Arachis hypogaea cultivar Tifrunner chromosome 5, arahy.Tifrunner.gnm2.J5K5, whole genome shotgun sequence genome:
TTCTTTTGGAATCTCCACCTCTGATTCACCTTCTGTTGAGTCCCCTACCAACCCATCACCAATTTTCAATAGCCAGTTAGCAAATTCTTTGATCATGCTTACCTCAGATACATTCGTTCCCATTGTTAGTCGCATGTTTTCCGTTAGTGTAAGGACCTGGCAGAAGCGCCACAAATATGAAGAGTTTATTGAAGCATGCACAATTTCTTGACGTGGTCCTATTGGAATGACATGTAGTATCTGTCTAAAGTCTCCGCCTAGGACGACAACCTTCCCCGCGAAAGGCAAATCTGCATTGTAGTAAGACTCGAACCTAAGTATGTCGTGCAAGCACTTATCCAGTGATTCATAACAAAGTTTGTTCAACATTGGTGCCTCATCCCAGATGACCAGTTTAGCCTTGAAGACCAACCTTGCCAATGAACTTCCTTGTTTAATGCAACATATTGAGTCCTCATTTATATCCAAGGGTATCTTAAACCTGAAATGTGCAGTACGCACATTTGGAAGGAGTAGAGAGGCAATGCCACTTGATGTAACATTGAGCACAATATGACATTCGCTACGAATTGCAGCTGAAAGGGTCCTGTATAGATGTGTCTTACCGGTCTCACCATACCATAGACAAAGAAGAAACCACCTTCGTGCTTGTTAACAGCATTATTTATGATATGAAATGCCTTTCTTTGAGCTTCATTCATGCTTTGTAAGTTTGATGACAACTCGTCCTTTAGAGATGATAAGTCAAAGTTAAGCTCGTCCATCGACATTCTGTCGTCTAATCCATCGATAACATCCAGAGTTGGTAGAGGCATCTGATCATACTCTTTGAGAGAGCGACCATTGGCTTGAAGTTTCTTCTCTATGTTTGTTAATGTCATATTCATTATTTGTTCCTCAGATAGGTGTATGTATGCACATGAGAATTAGTGGGGTTACTAACCAGAATAATTATCCTTAGTAGATGCATGCTTCATGAGTTTAGAAGAGGCAACACATATGCATTTTGTCTAACCTTTGCGTTGCATGCATTTCCTTTGTGAGTATAGTACATCTTCAGATAGCACATGACAGCATTGCTGCCACACAATTGCTGGTCTACCAATGTTATTTGACAATAACAGCACAACAAAAAGGCCTCGAAGATAGTTTGCAGACGCCCATGTGGTTGCCTCTAGTAATGCATCAATGAACTCTTTGTCGTCTTGCAGCAATTGCAGTTCATAACAGGCTTCCTTAAATGTGTCATACACAACACCATCAATAGTGCGCAAATCAAGAAAACTTAGGCACCCCTTCTGTATATTTAGTAACAACCTCAGATAGTAGTCTTCATCGTTCCCACGTGGAACATGCGTTAGTCTCCCAACTGAAAATCCTTGCTTCCTCAGCATCCACATTGAAATATCATCCTTCCATACAAACTTGGTTGGAAATTGGCTATATGTTAAGGATCTACTAAATTCGAACAATCTATTTGCAAGCATCCATGCCAGAAGCTTTGTCAACTTCCCATAAACTCTGTCGATAATATCCACAATGTTTTCATGGTCTCTAAATACGACTGGGTGCTCATTTGGCAGGTGAAAGGTAACCTAATAATATAAGGCTCCTTTAGTTGAATTTCATATCCAAAAATTCACCATGATGCCTCATATGCTGATATGTACCTGCAATCATAGTAATTTCGTATCTCGTCAACTACTTGTATGGTATCAGCTTCATTTGTGGTTTGGTAGAATGTAGTAGTGATCCTATAATTCCCTTTGTGGacattgacaaaccccattttgacggtttatcttgtattgattttaggggattttataaccttttacccacatttattcaatgaaatagcatggttttataacttctcctttaattgtgcttaagagtgaaaacatgctttttaggtcttaaaatgaataaatttaattcaccttgattccattagatgccttgatatgtttgttaagtgatttaaggtttaggaggcaaagattggatcaagggaatgaagaaagaagcatgaaaagttggagaactcatgaagaaatgaaagaaccggaaagctgtcaagccgacctcttcgcacttaaacgaccataacttgagctacagaggtccaaatgatgcggttccagttgggttagaaagctaacatctgaggcttcgaaacgatataagatttgccatagttgctacaagtatggtggcgcgcacgcgcatagtacgcgcatgcgccgttgctgccacctagtccacttgaagcaaaacgtggccagcgattttagaagccttgtgggcccaatccaactcatttctgatgctatttaacccaaggagtgaagaggtaAATGGaggttagttaccattagtttagtttagtagttagaattagtttctagagagagaagctctcacttctctctagaattaggattaggattaggattagttcttagatctaggttttaatctttgctttcttctacttctacatctcaatgccttgttgttacattcattcttcttccatttcttttattgtaatttcctttatgttgttcttgcattttgttgtagatctactattgttccttccattttctttcaattcaataagaggtaattcataataattgttcttctttacttttctattgttgatcttttgcctttgtagttagatctccctttaattcttgtaatttatgttgtttacttttattgccttttatgtgtttgttgaaatgcctcttctagatatagtatagattttgttcctcttggcctaggtagagtaattagtgacacttgagttatctaattcctttgttgattggtaattggagagattgctaattggtttggagtgcactaaagctagtctttccttgggagttggctaggacttgtggctcaagtcaattcatccacttgactttcctttatttagtaagggttaactaagtggtagcaatgaacaattctcatcagaattgaggaggataactaggataggacttctaatgttcataccttgccaagagccttttatagttgttagtttattttcattgccatttacttttcatgcttcttatccaaaaccccaaaataactcaaaccaataacaaagcactttattgtaattcctagggagaacgactcgaggtttgaatacttcggttattaattttaggggtttgttacttgtgacaaacaatcttttgtatgaaaggattattgttggtttagaaactatacttgcaacgagaattcatttgtgaaattctaaaccgtcaaaaatccattcgtcagacATATTTGAACAGGTACTTGATTGCAGATGTTTGGCATGTATATTCAACATTGATGTGGCAACTGCATTTTAGCAGTAGTGATGGATTATAGGAGACAATATATGAATTGTCAAGAGTGATGTTTTTCTTCATGATAGTGCGACCATTATATGATCTTTTATATCTAGGGAATCTAGCATCATCAATAATAGTCCTTGGCCTGAATGGGTTTGGATAAAATTTTGAGCACCTACCATTTAAGATGCACGGGCTACTGTTGTTGTACTTGCCACATGGTCCATGTACCATGAACTTCTCCACAACTGCGTATAGTTTTGGCCTTATTATCTTATCAGGGATCTCGACTGAGATGTGCTTGTAAATATTATCAGGTGACCTTGGCTTGTCCAACGGATGCATGAACAGTAATATATGCTCGTGCGGTAATCCCCTCTTTTGGAATTCTACTGTGCAGACATTTGTGCATATTATAATACTAATTTAGTTATAAGCAACAAACCATGGGCATGAAATCTATGAAAGTTAACTTACATGCCAAAATCTTCCCAAAAAAATCTTCCTTGCTTAAAGTCCGTAATCAACTCGTTTAGCTTTATGTGAAATACCCTTGAAATGATGTCAGGTCTATCTTCTGGTTTGAAACATGTGTCCTTTAGCAATCGCTTAACCTCATTCTATTCCGGATTGCACGTAATGGTTATAAAGTAACTTGGATACCCCACATATTTGCAAATAGCAAATGCATCCTTACAGTTGTTAAACATGTACCTTGGACCACTTGTGAAGCTGTTTGGTAAAATAATTCTTTGACCGGTGGCAATTGCATTAGCTTCCCCCCTCACCAATGATTCATGCAGTGCACTGTACTTGTCCACGTGCAATTTTGGTTGGTTGTTTCTGATGAATTTTAGTCGCTCAGACTCAATCATAGTAAACACAGCCACTATGAATTGCTGGAACAATCTCCTCGAATGTAACAATAAGGGAGACTCATGTTCCCTCATTTGAATACGAAATGAGAAGAATTCGTGCATGGTGATGTTCTTCCTTTTTTTGGTGTCGTTGATGTCATATCTAGCAGACGTGGCAATGCCGGTCTTGAAGCCATCTTCTCCATATAGGAATACTAAGGGATAGTGTAAAGCCAAGTACAGCAGATGCATTACATATATCCTTTGCAACTTGTTAGTAGTAGGCTCAAGTATAATATCCCTATCAGTTGATGATTCGTTAATGTCTCTTACAATAAAAATAGCAAGCTCAGATGCCGTTGGTAGGTTGTAAACTCTGCCATCAGTATCTCTCCTCCTGATCAATTTTAATCTGATGTCAGTTCTGTTGACATCATTGAACCGATCTCTTGTTGATCAAAATATCTTGGAGAGTCGGTTGTGTGTGTCTAACATTTGCTTCAGTTGATCCACGATATAAGTTTCAATCTCGTGACATGATGCAGAAGACCTAccacatgataaaaaaaatatgttgtgTTTTAAAATAGTTGTTTCCATTTATAGTTATAGGATATTGCATATGGTGAGTACCATTGACAGTGCGGCCATGCATGGTGTAATAAGGGAAATATATGTATCTAGTATGTGGTACCTGATAGCCTTTATTCGATTCTGAATTTCATTGTCTCTGTCATAGATATATAGCTGCGCGAATCCTGGCTTGTCATTGTCTTGAGGGATAAGGCTTCCAATAGTATGGTAGTTTTTTCCATTGATTGAAAATATTGGCGGTGCAGTATCATTATTGATTGATCGATTGATCTTTCCCGCCATTGACGTGAATGCAAACATTGAATTAAACTTCCTTATGTTCTTTCTAAAGTATCGACTATTTTCGTGATCACCGTAATGAAGGTCGTGCAATAGTGCAGGAGCCTCTGTAAGAAATGGCAACTGAATCTTTCCATCCATGTAACAAAGAGCAAACCTAGGGATCCTATACCTGTTGCTTTTGGCTAATCTCTCTCCATCCTACATACATGCATTACAATGTATACATCGATGCACTGGATCTCAACGTCCCAGGTATCTATTAATTAAAAGGCGCACTATAAGAAAatgaaacatttgtaacaaaacttttgtaacaaaacttttgtatcaaatttaaaattgttacaaaaaatatttttttataataataattggtAATTGTTACAAatgaataatattttgtaacaacctgatttttttttgttacaaattacgTTAGTTTTTATAACGAGatggtgttttgttacaaaatattaaccAAAAAAAGAAGATGCAAAAATtcgaaatattttgtaacaaaatatctttttgtttcaaaaatttcaattcttttgtaacaaaaaattaatttgtcacaaaattcaatattatttataacaagttaattgtttgtcacaaaatataagtatattttataacaattttttttcaaaatgttaaacactttaagaataaaaaaaattgtgtatatatttttttcaaaataattttattttgtttcaaaaaaaaattttttacataccgtttgtttttattaatttttaaaaatggtaaatattattttatattcttttaaaaaattaatatttaatttttattaataatcatatttttaagattaacaaaatgaatttgaattttttaaattttgaattttattttagacatTATTTATTTCATAGATAGAAATGAAAGAgaatatatctaaaaaaaatatttaaaaatgagagatcac
Coding sequences within it:
- the LOC140184867 gene encoding uncharacterized protein, translating into MGFVNVHKGNYRITTTFYQTTNEADTIQVVDEIRNYYDCRVYGKLTKLLAWMLANRLFEFSRSLTYSQFPTKFVWKDDISMWMLRKQGFSVGRLTHVPRGNDEDYYLRLLLNIQKGCLSFLDLRTIDGVVYDTFKEACYELQLLQDDKEFIDALLEATTWASANYLRGLFVVLLLSNNIGRPAIVWQQCCHVLSEDVLYSQRKCMQRKEKKLQANGRSLKEYDQMPLPTLDVIDGLDDRMSMDELNFDLSSLKDELSSNLQSMNEAQRKAFHIINNAVNKHEGGFFFVYAAIRSECHIVLNVTSSGIASLLLPNVRTAHFRFKIPLDINEDSICCIKQGSSLARLVFKAKLVIWDEAPMLNKLCYESLDKCLHDILRFESYYNADLPFAGKVVVLGGDFRQILHVIPIGPRQEIVHASINSSYLWRFCQVLTLTENMRLTMGTNVSEVSMIKEFANWLLKIGDGLVGDSTEGESEVEIPKEMLIHDSAYAFCELVIFVYPKLLSNINRMGYFKER
- the LOC140184868 gene encoding uncharacterized protein; amino-acid sequence: MDGKIQLPFLTEAPALLHDLHYGDHENSRYFRKNIRKFNSMFAFTSMAGKINRSINNDTAPPIFSINGKNYHTIGSLIPQDNDKPGFAQLYIYDRDNEIQNRIKAIRSSASCHEIETYIVDQLKQMRRDTDGRVYNLPTASELAIFIVRDINESSTDRDIILEPTTNKLQRIYVMHLLYLALHYPLVFLYGEDGFKTGIATSARYDINDTKKRKNITMHEFFSFRIQMREHESPLLLHSRRLFQQFIVAVFTMIESERLKFIRNNQPKLHVDKYSALHESLVRGEANAIATGQRIILPNSFTSGPRYMFNNCKDAFAICKYVGYPIEFQKRGLPHEHILLFMHPLDKPRSPDNIYKHISVEIPDKIIRPKLYAVVEKFMVHGPCGKYNNSSPCILNGRCSKFYPNPFRPRTIIDDARFPRYKRSYNGRTIMKKNITLDNSYIVSYNPSLLLKCSCHINVEYTCQTSAIKYLFKYV